GCAGCGGCACCCGCGTCGAGGCGACGGGCTCGGCCATCATCTTCGGCGACGTCAACGCCGGAGCGGAAGTGGTCGCCAACGGCGATGTCGTCGTCCTCGGCCTCTTGCGCGGCCTGGCGCACGCGGGCGCCGCGGGCAACGAGCACGCCATCATCTGGGCGCAGACGATCCTCGCGCCGCAGCTCCGCATCGCGGGCCTGCTGGCGCAGTCCGGGGTCGGGGGAGAGGCGACTTCCGGCCCCGAAATCGCCAAGATCGTCGAAGGCCAGATCATGCTTCAGCCCTGGGGCAGGTAGGAACGCATGGCCGCGCGGGCACATCCGCATCCGCGCGCGCCTCGTTCCTCGCCCTCGAGCCGAAGAGCACGACCTTCAAGGGGTCGCCAAGCGCCACAATCCGCCTGACAAAACGAGCGAGCGGACAGCCGCCGCCAAGTCTGCGGCGTCCTTGGCGACCTTATGTTCGGGCCAAAACTCGCTGTCGTAGCGGAGGACGACTGCATAGTCGCTCAACTCTGCCAGGTTTAGGCTCGTCAGGTCGGCCTTCAGAGACGGGTCCAAGACCTCGCAGAGCTGCGCGAGTTCCTCGAGGTCATGCGTGCGAGGGATGGCTTGTTCATGAAAAGCGAGCATTCCCTTCAAAAGCTTCTCGATTGCCTGCTGGGCATGAAAGCAAGCGGTGTCATAAGGTCCTGCGCCGCTCAGTATCTGGCTGGCGGCGGAGAGGTCGCTATCGGCCTTGAGGAACCATCCTCGAGCATGGTCAAGCTTGCTTTTCATAGAGCGTCCTCCCCTCCCTCAGGGTAGTGGTGATAAAAGCGTGCGGAACCGCCTGCCAGTCCCTAACCTCCTGCGGCGTCCACACCACGATGTCTTTAGAGGGAAAGACGCCGAAGAGCGCCTTGCGGTAGCGTCCCGACCGCTTGTAGCGGGGTAAGTCGGACTCCTCGAGAATCAGCAGATCCAAGTCGCTATCGGCTCGCCCCTCGTTCCTCGCCCTCGAGCCGAAGA
Above is a genomic segment from Deinococcota bacterium containing:
- a CDS encoding septum site-determining protein MinC, with the translated sequence MKSRGTRGGIILSLDAGDDVSSVEAGLAGQDHILTGTVFVELSGRVAWSALETAERLVREAGGAVTEARPAAVQAAPVGETVIVPKTVRSGTRVEATGSAIIFGDVNAGAEVVANGDVVVLGLLRGLAHAGAAGNEHAIIWAQTILAPQLRIAGLLAQSGVGGEATSGPEIAKIVEGQIMLQPWGR
- a CDS encoding HEPN domain-containing protein: MKSKLDHARGWFLKADSDLSAASQILSGAGPYDTACFHAQQAIEKLLKGMLAFHEQAIPRTHDLEELAQLCEVLDPSLKADLTSLNLAELSDYAVVLRYDSEFWPEHKVAKDAADLAAAVRSLVLSGGLWRLATP
- a CDS encoding nucleotidyltransferase domain-containing protein; translated protein: MTRTYPYPEVTDELLEEVVERIVAVGDPLKIVLFGSRARNEGRADSDLDLLILEESDLPRYKRSGRYRKALFGVFPSKDIVVWTPQEVRDWQAVPHAFITTTLREGRTLYEKQA